The DNA window AATGGCAGATTTGCTAAGCTACCAAAATGGATTTTCCCTAATGGGAACCGGCGACATAGATAGCCATATTGCACCTCACAATAATTCCTCGCAGCCTTGTATTGTGTTAATGGCTCACGATGGCGACAATGCCTGGGGAGGAGGCTATGATTATTATGCAAATTCGGTTCCGGGCTTTGCCAGTACAGCTTCTTCGCAAGGCTACATTCCCACAACAATTGAACAATTTCTAACAGATTTTCCTGTTCCGGCAAACGATATTGTTCATGTTGAAGATGGTTCGTGGGTAAATGCAGCAAACGATTGGGGGCATCCACAATTTATTAATTGGTTGTGGCCAATGTATAATTCAAATAAGCAATTCGATCCGAATGGTTGGACTGAAGATGCCAGAAATTGGGCAGTTTTGGTGGCTGCTGAAAATCGTATTCAAATGGCAGAAGATTTGACTTCATCGGTAGATATTGCTGATATTGTGAATCCTTCCGCATCTTCGAACAATGCTGAGCTGGCGTGGCATTTTATGCTACCAGCTTACACCAGTGGATATATGTATTATGGTTCATCGCTCGACATGGAAGTGAAACAAACGCTAGCATGCAACAATGCAACTTCATACGCAGACATTGTGATAAATGCCAACTCAGGAACCGACAATACAGCCCCTACAGTTTTTATTCCGCAGCGTTTTCCATACAATCCGGGCGGAACCGGTTATGGACCAATTTATGATTATCAGCAACATCAGAATTCTTCCGATTTTCATGTTTGGACATTTGCCTATGATGTTAGCGGAATTCAAATAATTGAATTAAAATACAGAGTAGATTTCGATGGACAAAATCCATTGAGCAACAACGAAAATGAAACTTATGCAGGAGGCTCTGATGTAAGTTCATGGAGCACAATTTCAATGTCGGAAAGAGTTTTCCCAACTGGAAATATTACAGGCAGTTCCGAAATAGATTTTTTCATCTTACCTAATTATATTGCTAAGGAATATTATGCTGAAATATCAGGTTTTAGCGATACATTGATTGATTATTATGTTGAAGCTACCGATCTTGACGGCAATATCACAAAAAGCCCTATTCAGCATGTTTATGTTGGTTCATATTCCGGAGGATCGTCCCAAACTGGTGTTTATTGGGAGCCAAGCAATCCTGATTTGAACGATTCTATAACAATATTTGTTAGCGATGCCAGCATTGGAGCAAAGCTACACTGGGGAATTTATCAAGCCAATGGAGACTGGGATAGTCCGATTTCTGAATATTATACACTAAATTCTGATTTATTTAATGGTTCCGGGCCAGCTCTCGAATCGCCATTTTCTGGACCCGATGCAAACAATCTTTTGTCAATTACAATAGGACCTTTCGATAATCCTATGCAAATTGCCGAGCAAATTGCATTTGTAATTCATTATGATAATGACACTTGGGACAATAACAATTCGAATGATTACTATATTTCTATCGACAATAATCCTTCTACAA is part of the Bacteroidota bacterium genome and encodes:
- a CDS encoding T9SS type A sorting domain-containing protein, with protein sequence MKKYCFLFVFIINITFAFPQVHTTYLWHLQQPNYWPEQSITNQYHYQTVWESDYLKTSGGNIYSDGQAHPLNDLNDIFSKADRVAVYQYRAKDAVLSLLSFTDGGAQVNYSGCLIENINSLAQNNQWGYSSGWESNFQTARGWTTSGGKPRMDIVGFTMHHAISPLLSENCLRKQIQAHRYIYNQTFGTSPNYSKGYWPAECSFSERIIKVLVLEGFEWSIIANSHLARTLQDYPLQFGTSGCNYSPPNKADIIPQNGTNWWNGQIDGRGGTFAAPYCYQAHKAKYVDPETGSESIITVVPMADLLSYQNGFSLMGTGDIDSHIAPHNNSSQPCIVLMAHDGDNAWGGGYDYYANSVPGFASTASSQGYIPTTIEQFLTDFPVPANDIVHVEDGSWVNAANDWGHPQFINWLWPMYNSNKQFDPNGWTEDARNWAVLVAAENRIQMAEDLTSSVDIADIVNPSASSNNAELAWHFMLPAYTSGYMYYGSSLDMEVKQTLACNNATSYADIVINANSGTDNTAPTVFIPQRFPYNPGGTGYGPIYDYQQHQNSSDFHVWTFAYDVSGIQIIELKYRVDFDGQNPLSNNENETYAGGSDVSSWSTISMSERVFPTGNITGSSEIDFFILPNYIAKEYYAEISGFSDTLIDYYVEATDLDGNITKSPIQHVYVGSYSGGSSQTGVYWEPSNPDLNDSITIFVSDASIGAKLHWGIYQANGDWDSPISEYYTLNSDLFNGSGPALESPFSGPDANNLLSITIGPFDNPMQIAEQIAFVIHYDNDTWDNNNSNDYYISIDNNPSTKNEVNSFNSDIEIFPNPFSDFCYIVTPENKYSLIEVFNNSGELVKKQKIEQRNVKFERGNLNAGIYFVRVSTENQSLFSMKKLIIL